In Lasioglossum baleicum chromosome 19, iyLasBale1, whole genome shotgun sequence, the following proteins share a genomic window:
- the LOC143218533 gene encoding uncharacterized protein LOC143218533 isoform X2: protein MNYNGNMPDWHQFNASQTNEVTAPAQNVNSGHLAFIPGVSPPTLNAHSLSSEGLGKRQNDTNFNPRNYQLFNNVSSGANISNNSPLVSMAQMQNCISHYTSPNTRTPMLDNLNSSVDPRNTAIANINDDLAYRSNQVPFNGSRGHLTGPSCNLNTPGPISGLASRSNSGPGPGTSPRTGNGPVANPIYGSGPRHGSVSGFAPESGSGPTSMGPRNTNLGSVHAGKPGPPSYVPCKGLCCNADPNINYQQWEKYGSYQNNAMYRDNVHPPNYQMENRHFGNNCNFRKDNLEGKETMGSVVPNAPVVDHRRNFTDYKYHKDHSLHRNYSTSTGMFPNYSMQNYNYSTEHQKYPYPMKEHPKPNNMNIPNSGMMKHSEQNFMPQQKYNNKQFQYQNGNMLPKAVSTLNVDGSMVSSPQNAYFNSQFTRNIPAEISHECQESTDNTATANRSGGSFAHNSPPQHQTYQHKLAMQKFSMENHLRELSRIPGYQSHPKYKECIMKYRQLMKLQQSTNYQNPVQTPRVTTPVNAALPPINLQFDQNGMLINSNYLPDGIPKLPNAPAGEQSSEAMEKQIKDQAISVANEKRQQTQQSEHLMMTTQNEHVPSSCLESFQKQEQFLARKDFNQNQMKVQTNDRHSFDTLNTDDNNKTMMQQKVSKEFANKPELDVRQFLANWDETDDEENASNLSATASNETTPVVVVSYENLDLSSKAPQNLEISRRNSFPSNNTTSDNDKEAGENITTQDCLTISYSSSEPAADIVDTSKRTIEEGVVKPGSIIHCISNGPDEIPTIHIVDNLEISNILGASNDQVIETLEKQNTISLFGEAAGNNGEGIILETTEQHDKDKTCLLSTNYDDVAKESNIEGPNISETIQTVTVSVNSQELRVLSPSVKSNLDVAENLELKKQSSFVSEESHNPDDISLPDLPTSECTPISTTLNTPIHSDSEESSQNMEDLSISISTNPIEVMQNSPVISFTQSPVKMEPYGQLSNEDKLGYKTNMNSCHEQDTTVDNFDFSADNSKVKSVELSRGKQVKSLGTVRKKVFSAESKECDIRVLDMCETLTSSAYELEIQQEEMDSEKNTEYESLSCTHEGKQKMKRKSTDSVKSAIQAGSSATDTNKAVHTVISTGSNVNFVNPTGFDNEASSSKSEDLSRKQKIKNFNVSLTAINPLLSEGDLNTKKRIKESVDRNTSGEKLTKAQKKEVERLIQSKRSDMKRIARDGSISSQDDDQSVCHMTSQYKNYSIAVIKDTVVLSDKKSHGTAEKCMNICYESPHEVQFRADCTKELSDEIEKKKYSKNCKRSEVVQKDPDIADEDVRYTVGGARLLNEHNRNKDRLHREKNIEERLQKDDNVNKGVSSEQNVSSLVNPSSEDSAAPEESSRLKFRKSFVKNANSEFGIQVTNVNLKFKDSDAGKELILGDKGQEHGKDALDSIKIEINVSCAERNSKGHEQNKRLLYEIDDSSCSNMLDSHCRTHSTEQEILYANYNKLHKIIEKSPVAGDTATNEKNKPTNDAATVVTDATMSAVLKHSGKNSLEDNTTSKDTLKKSTNCSFNVGTIKTKSAISNTAVVDANNKMLTKTNDKFEEKEDGSTNTEGDHRIRTQNQCSNLAESSSQTVTEAFKKNDEKKLDDISYMLSSSKKLPDIDFVELNSKSLSSLNTLDFDLNQREYKKCLGGKSGELDDNYTGMWKKPKIDHIFEDCNMFQSTSGYINPIFSNVDKMEDLHTVPVYTTKDGKISYSPNRRFTHHELMMEARKRETGCSTRKSHYVDTWNNYYNSKFRKCHKKKRHRGSNDNSKHDHKDTKYLYQRKRNYLDDFCGKHHVKYKDYVHNIKNNNAVWPDRLKLDRVRSSSDSDEEIIGHNENIIGASDYRKVHTIENKTVVGVSKSHKRETITESESKRKEVVISDAFLCIRNNDTPSEETRLIQLNFLDSDKDNINSQMVNYDFVDREIMETVKSDESVSLLDKSSNCTPENIRSSKDKQSDERCKKSGISQDDSKTISNDIREETSIEENPIFEEKGDNEVCAAESPVDVEGHQQESDHTEEDHTETCTVLEINQDEEATREAYKTKHRASNEMSENDLKEKNDQSQTLSRNKDTLEDHTETCTVLETNQDEEATREAYKTKHHVSDEMSENNLKEKKDRSPLSRNKDTLEDHTGTCTILETNQDKEAVCEAYKTKHHVSDEMSENNLKEKKDQSSLSQNKDIFEDHTGTCTILETNQDKEAACEAYKTKHHEVSEDILIPGISKETLTEAIDVLPKSSNNESNDETDFGQNMKLVETSNTNEKHEENITKDAEESIISMVDEKEDSKSNVSSVNNVISTKQKEYESQMMHVATTNSESSKYSVETVKTNEAVNTDLKQVDNLTTKQYIESTEFSKTTTHVNEEYTINKSAMPLGNAVDVSTEDAMVSFDNSKDHSNASYPDKLQNEYETNRTRESSVENEMPDLCMYDETKNSPPEICVKKKPDNEEYKQEEEEKCELSSFESCKNSETDSSRGNTDIKAIPKLVIKKTDASMSKTEYLFDCTESENLSDKYNTKLLPDLRPKIPKMIIVKSRSRSATPTTEILEKNKSEKTQSFSSEHNDTSMDVDNSDAESYTLKRKNYESKVPKVKIMLDNISSKDLKLYMKRKAAKNIVSNMKVKRIKMQENKNSPIKYETEDSSETEMSGCDDDEEIPEELSTSEADKIPKLKLKKQDEDMILLLERTKENDRNTSKTLIKKPKKSKEEGVKHFNDDEIRKKYPQYITEKIPKVIIKRTQVGAEFKCEISKNKKFSNIDASKWQPKVKLERLKILDDIAKDPKEPELLLKNDINENDSDYNGTVKLYRSNSVSNLSTIKYKQRRFSDPDYTKLDVKSTSTDIGLKSDKGKPLDANEVHNLKVIDNENRNLKRKGKRTSLSQSKRVNHSLSNESEIDKYENVLDEPLENHSMKDDTDSLAERSEYSSFGTKPSISSVEDKYLSSGILHSRNFDDNDNSIIKVDSSDESQTTIELLPASPDSSDNDNESKNREFESLSRMHLDDAMPTQLELELDLIDLRNTQRSDVIAPKMNMLNYASHSKNECVDSGPSKTFFSDLQCPSRSAFNKNKVQSPEKKSNDYFYYNDLLVKEVLAAKETLKKCLSKSVNEDKERRAPRPKTVAEKKQGISFSFKNFEKSCYKSEDKKSTSTGSKEYKSVQQLDIEEVEENHSKQDEHSSMGQQLKLKESQEETSYNIPTASTCRSTSGPELATISLKATKRFGQIAISKESLSIETNTFDLSNNLDTIQDTSKLTERKSEKKTINSIQDQKAKDGSSETKTKEDNMPLLVPEFALNFDSNSDRDSSRSPPVITNQEESDNAADNAKDTKNKVITPIEKIEENSKHSYKDCEMTIADIITQLAYHEKATIKHRRYCNLCERWFPTTSRHRRHLAGYQHRYMELTQRKSIHTLFILFTGKPCPRLLPANVIRTDCSIGELTPLQIAVQDVSNYVEPTEDVKTIE, encoded by the exons ATGAACTACAATGGAAACATGCCGGATTGGCATCAGTTTAATGCCTCGCAAACAAACGAAGTTACTGCTCCTGCGCAAAATGTGAATTCTGGTCATTTGGCATTCATTCCTGGTGTTAGTCCACCGACATTGAATGCGCATAGTCTTAGTTCCGAGGGTCTTGGAAAACGTCAGAATGATACGAATTTTAATCCAAGGAATTATCAATTGTTCAACAATGTCTCGAGTGGGGCGAACATTTCGAACAACAGCCCCCTCGTGTCCATGGCACAAATGCAAAATTGCATTAGCCATTATACCTCTCCGAACACGAGAACTCCAATGCTGGATAACTTAAATTCGTCTGTGGATCCTAGGAATACAGCAATCGCGAATATAAATGATGACCTGGCATACAGAAGTAATCAGGTGCCTTTCAACGGGTCTAGGGGTCACCTAACCGGGCCAAGTTGTAATTTAAATACACCTGGGCCTATATCTGGACTTGCCTCGCGGTCTAACTCCGGGCCAGGTCCTGGAACTAGTCCTAGGACTGGAAACGGACCTGTAGCTAATCCTATATATGGATCTGGTCCTAGACATGGATCCGTATCTGGATTCGCACCTGAGTCAGGTTCCGGGCCTACAAGTATGGGACCAAGAAATACTAATTTAGGTTCGGTACATGCTGGGAAACCTGGACCTCCCTCGTATGTGCCTTGCAAGGGACTCTGCTGTAACGCAGACCCCAATATTAATTATCAACAGTGGGAAAAGTATGGATCGTATCAAAATAACGCAATGTACAGAGACAATGTACACCCACCGAATTACCAAATGGAGAACAGACATTTTGGGAATAACTGTAATTTTAGGAAGGACAATCTAGAAGGGAAGGAAACAATGGGCTCTGTGGTTCCCAATGCGCCTGTTGTAGATCACAGAAGAAACTTCACCGATTACAAGTATCATAAAGATCACTCGCTACATAGAAACTATTCGACGTCCACTGGAATGTTCCCAAATTATTCTATGCAAAATTACAACTACTCGACGGAGCATCAAAAGTATCCATATCCGATGAAAGAGCATCCGAAGCCGAACAATATGAACATTCCGAATTCAGGAATGATGAAGCATTCGGAGCAGAACTTTATGCCTCAACAAAAGTATAACAACaagcaatttcaatatcaaaacGGAAATATGTTACCTAAAGCAGTGTCCACTTTAAACGTCGATGGGAGCATGGTGTCGTCCCCACAGAATGCTTATTTCAATTCGCAGTTTACGAGAAATATCCCAGCAGAAATATCCCACGAGTGTCAGGAAAGCACCGACAACACTGCGACAGCTAATAGATCGGGAGGTTCTTTCGCACACAACTCGCCACCCCAGCATCAAACGTACCAGCATAAACTAGCGATGCAGAAATTTTCAATGGAGAACCACCTTAGAGAATTAAGTAGAATACCAGGGTATCAGTCACATCCGAAGTACAAAGAGTGCATCATGAAATACAGACAGCTAATGAAATTACAACAGTCGACCAATTATCAGAATCCTGTTCAAACTCCGCGAGTAACAACACCAGTTAACGCCGCACTACCGCCGATTAATTTACAGTTCGATCAGAACGGTATGTTGATAAACTCGAATTATTTGCCAGACGGTATCCCGAAATTACCAAACGCACCGGCTGGTGAACAATCATCGGAGGCTATGGAGAAACAGATTAAAGATCAGGCTATTTCTGTAGCCAACGAGAAGCGTCAACAAACTCAGCAATCGGAACACTTGATGATGACCACGCAAAATGAACACGTTCCTTCCTCGTGTTTAGAGAGTTTTCAGAAGCAAGAGCAATTCTTGGCGCGGAAGgacttcaatcaaaatcaaatGAAAGTACAAACGAACGACAGACATAGTTTCGATACTTTGAACACCGACGATAATAACAAAACGATGATGCAGCAGAAAGTGTCGAAAGAGTTCGCTAATAAACCAGAGCTCGACGTTCGGCAGTTTCTAGCTAATTGGGATGAAACGGACGACGAGGAAAATGCATCAAACTTGTCAGCTACAGCTTCGAACGAAACAACTCCGGTCGTAGTTGTGAGCTACGAGAACCTGGATCTCTCGTCGAAAGCACCACAAAACTTGGAGATATCTAGAAGAAATAGTTTCCCCTCGAACAATACTACATCGGACAATGACAAAGAGGCGGGAGAAAATATAACAACGCAGgactgtttaacgatatcgtaTTCGTCTTCGGAACCCGCTGCTGATATCGTCGACACTTCTaaacgaacgatagaagaaggtGTGGTGAAACCAGGGAGTATAATACACTGTATAAGTAATGGGCCTGATGAAATACCTACCATACACATAGTAGATAACTTAGAAATAAGCAACATTTTAGGAGCATCCAACGACCAAGTAATAGAAACCTTGGAGAAGCAGAACACAATATCATTGTTCGGAGAAGCGGCTGGGAACAACGGAGAAGGGATAATTCTTGAGACTACCGAACAGCATGACAAAGACAAAACTTGTTTGTTATCTACGAATTATGACGATGTGGCCAAGGAGAGTAATATCGAGGGTCCAAACATTTCCGAAACAATTCAGACAGTCACTGTCTCGGTAAATAGTCAGGAACTGAGGGTTTTAtcgccttcggtaaagagtaatTTGGATGTTGCCGAGAATCTAGAATTGAAGAAACAGAGCAGTTTCGTCAGCGAAGAATCACACAATCCTGACGACATCAGCTTACCAGATCTCCCAACATCCGAGTGCACGCCAATCTCTACAACCTTGAATACTCCTATTCACTCGGACAGCGAAGAATCTTCACAAAACATGGAAGATTTATCTATATCCATATCCACGAACCCGATAGAAGTGATGCAAAACAGTCCGGTGATTAGTTTCACCCAATCTCCGGTTAAAATGGAACCGTACGGACAGCTGAGTAACGAGGATAAACTTGGTTACAAAACGAACATGAACAGTTGCCACGAACAAGACACGACCGTTGACAATTTTGATTTCTCTGCTGACAACTCTAAAGTCAAATCTGTCGAGTTGTCTAGAGGTAAACAAGTGAAAAGTCTTGGAACAGTCAGAAAGAAAGTGTTCTCAGCAGAAAGCAAAGAGTGCGATATAAGAGTTTTGGACATGTGCGAGACATTGACATCGTCTGCGTATGAATTGGAGATTCAACAGGAGGAGATGGATAGCGAGAAGAATACAGAGTATGAATCTTTAAGCTGTACACACGAAGGGAAGCAGAAAATGAAGAGAAAATCAACGGATTCGGTGAAATCTGCAATTCAAGCAGGTAGCTCGGCGACGGATACGAATAAAGCGGTGCATACTGTGATCTCGACTGGTTCCAATGTAAATTTCGTAAATCCGACAGGGTTCGACAATGAAGCTTCGTCATCTAAAAGCGAGGATCTGTCTAGAAAgcaaaaaatcaaaaatttcaACGTATCTCTGACCGCTATCAATCCACTGCTTTCGGAGGGCGATTTAAATACAAAAAAGAGAATAAAGGAAAGTGTAGATAGAAATACGAGTGGGGAGAAACTAACGAAAGCGCAGAAGAAGGAAGTGGAACGATTAATACAATCGAAACGGTCTGACATGAAGCGGATTGCTAGAGATGGTTCGATCTCGTCTCAAGATGACGATCAATCTGTGTGCCATATGACTTCTCAATACAAAAATTATTCTATTGCTGTGATAAAAGATACCGTTGTTTTAAGTGATAAGAAATCACACGGCACCGCAGAAAAATGTATGAACATCTGTTACGAGAGCCCGCACGAAGTTCAATTCAGAGCGGACTGTACCAAAGAGCTTTCCGACGAGatagaaaagaagaaatattCCAAGAACTGTAAGAGGTCTGAAGTAGTACAAAAGGATCCAGATATCGCAGACGAAGACGTTAGATATACCGTGGGAGGTGCACGTTTGTTAAATGAACACAACAGAAACAAGGATAGACTGCATCGGGAGAAGAATATAGAAGAAAGGTTGCAGAAAGACGATAATGTAAATAAAGGAGTATCTTCAGAGCAAAATGTATCGTCGCTGGTTAATCCGAGCTCGGAGGATTCGGCTGCGCCAGAGGAAAGCTCGAGGCTTAAATTTAGAAAGAGCTTCGTGAAGAATGCTAATTCCGAGTTTGGAATACAAGTTACAAACGTGAATTTAAAGTTTAAAGACAGCGACGCCGGGAAAGAATTGATATTAGGAGATAAGGGGCAAGAACACGGGAAAGATGCTCTGGATAGCATAAAAATTGAGATAAACGTTTCCTGCgcagaaagaaattcaaaaggaCACGAGCAAAACAAACGACTTTTGTATGAAATCGATGATTCGTCTTGTAGCAATATGCTGGACAGTCATTGTCGGACACATTCCACCGAGCAGGAAATACTGTACGCTAATTACAATAAACTTCACAAGATAATTGAAAAGTCTCCTGTGGCTGGGGATACTGCCACGAACGAAAAGAATAAACCCACGAATGATGCAGCCACAGTGGTTACAGATGCAACAATGAGTGCCGTTCTAAAACACAGTGGAAAAAATTCGTTGGAG GATAATACAACAAGTAAGGATACGTTAAAGAAGAGTACCAACTGCTCTTTCAATGTTGGTACGATCAAAACGAAAAGTGCAATATCTAATACTGCCGTAGTTGATGCAAATAATAAGATGTTAACTAAGACAAACGATAAGTTCGAGGAGAAAGAAGATGGTTCGACGAACACGGAAGGCGATCATAGGATTAGAACACAAAATCAATGTTCTAACTTGGCGGAGAGTTCTTCTCAAACTGTAACAGAGGCGTTTAAAAAGAATGACGAGAAGAAGCTGGATGACATATCTTATATGTTAAGCAGTTCGAAGAAACTACCGGATATCGATTTCGTGGAATTGAATTCGAAATCGTTGAGCTCTTTAAACACTCTAGATTTCGATTTGAACCAGAGGGAGTATAAGAAATGCTTAGGAGGGAAAAGCGGCGAGTTAGATGATAATTACACAGGGATGTGGAAGAAGCCAAAGATAGATCACATTTTTGAAGACTGTAACATGTTCCAAAGTACCAGTGGGTACATAAATCCTATATTTTCGAACGTAGATAAAATGGAGGATTTGCATACAGTTCCTGTATACACTACCAAAGACGGAAAAATATCGTATAGCCCTAACCGAAGGTTTACGCATCACGAACTGATGATGGAGGCTCGCAAACGTGAAACAGGTTGTTCCACGCGAAAGTCTCACTACGTCGATACCTGGAACAACTATTACAATTCGAAATTTCGCAAGTGCCACAAGAAGAAACGGCATCGTGGTTCCAACGATAACAGTAAACACGATCACAAGGATACCAAATATCTCTATCAAAGGAAGAGGAATTATTTGGACGATTTCTGTGGAAAACATCACGTTAAGTATAAGGATTACGTGCacaacattaaaaataataatgctGTTTGGCCCGATCGTTTGAAACTGGACAGGGTACGCAGCAGCAGTGATTCCGACGAGGAAATTATAGGTCATAATGAGAATATCATTGGCGCAAGTGATTACAGAAAGGTTCACACGATAGAGAATAAAACAGTTGTGGGTGTTTCTAAATCACACAAACGTGAAACGATTACGGAGTCGGAAAGCAAACGCAAAGAAGTTGTGATATCCGATGCGTTCTTATGCATCAGGAATAATGATACACCATCCGAAGAGACACGGTTGATTCAACTTAATTTTCTTGATAGCGATAAAGACAATATAAATTCTCAGATGGTGAACTATGACTTCGTCGATAGGGAAATAATGGAGACTGTTAAATCTGACGAGAGCGTATCGTTGTTGGATAAATCTTCTAATTGCACTCCAGAGAATATTCGGTCAAGTAAAGATAAACAATCAGACGAAAGATGCAAAAAGTCAGGAATTTCCCAAGATGACAGCAAAACTATAAGCAACGATATTAGAGAAGAAACGagtatcgaagaaaatccaATTTTCGAAGAGAAAGGAGATAACGAAGTGTGTGCTGCGGAAAGTCCTGTTGATGTTGAAGGGCATCAACAGGAAAGTGATCATACTGAAGAGGATCATACTGAAACCTGTACAGTTTTAGAAATTAATCAGGATGAAGAAGCAACGCGTGAAGCTTATAAAACAAAACATCGCGCATCCAACGAAATGTCAGAAAATGACCTAAAAGAAAAGAATGATCAGAGTCAGACTCTTTCAAGAAATAAAGATACTCTCGAGGATCATACCGAAACCTGTACAGTTTTAGAAACTAATCAGGATGAAGAAGCAACGCGTGAAGCTTATAAAACAAAACATCACGTATCCGACGAGATGTCAGAAAATAACTTGAAAGAAAAGAAGGATCGGAGTCCTCTTTCACGAAATAAAGATACTCTCGAGGATCACACTGGAACCTGTACAATTTTAGAAACTAATCAAGATAAAGAAGCAGTATGCGAAGCTTATAAAACAAAACATCACGTATCCGACGAGATGTCAGAAAATAACTTGAAAGAAAAGAAGGATCAGAGTTCTCTTTCACAAAATAAAGATATTTTCGAGGACCACACTGGAACCTGTACAATTTTAGAAACTAATCAAGATAAAGAAGCAGCGTGCGAAGCTTATAAAACAAAACATCACGAAGTGTCAGAAGATATTTTAATACCTGGGATATCTAAGGAGACGTTGACTGAAGCTATAGATGTATTGCCTAAGAGCAGTAACAACGAATCGAATGATGAAACAGATTTCGGCCAAAATATGAAACTGGTGGAAACCTCGAACACAAATGAGAAGCACGAAGAAAATATAACCAAGGATGCAGAAGAAAGTATTATATCCATGGTAGATGAAAAAGAAGACTCGAAAAGCAATGTTTCAAGCGTAAATAATGTTATTTCTACAAAACAAAAGGAATACGAATCTCAAATGATGCATGTAGCTACAACTAATTCAGAAAGCTCGAAGTATTCTGTTGAAACAGTTAAAACTAACGAGGCTGTGAATACTGATCTCAAGCAAGTAGATAATCTAACGACGAAACAATATATCGAATCAACAGAGTTTTCGAAAACTACTACTCATGTTAACGAAGAATATACCATTAATAAATCAGCGATGCCTCTGGGAAACGCTGTGGATGTTTCGACAGAAGATGCAATGGTATCTTTTGATAATTCAAAAGACCATTCGAACGCTAGCTATCCGGATAAACTTCAAAATGAGTACGAAACTAATCGTACTAGAGAGTCTTCTGTAGAAAATGAAATGCCTGATTTGTGCATGTACGACGAGACAAAAAACTCTCCACCTGAAATCTGCGTTAAAAAGAAACCAGATAACGAGGAGTATAaacaggaagaagaagaaaagtgtGAATTATCTTCTTTCGAGTCTTGCAAGAACTCGGAAACTGATTCTTCTCGAGGCAACACGGATATAAAAGCGATACCGAAACTCGTCATAAAGAAAACCGATGCTTCAATGTCGAAAACAGAATACTTATTCGATTGCACAGAATCCGAAAATCTTTCTGATAAATATAACACAAAGTTACTGCCTGATTTGCGGCCGAAAATACCTAAAATGATAATCGTGAAGAGCAGATCACGTTCGGCGACACCTACTACTGAAATCTTGGAAAAAAATAAATCTGAAAAGACTCAAAGCTTTTCGTCAGAGCACAACGATACCAGCATGGATGTAGATAACAGCGACGCTGAATCGTATACATTGAAACGTAAAAATTACGAAAGCAAAGTTCCAAAAGTAAAGATAATGTTAGACAACATTTCTTCCAAGGATTTGAAGCTGTATATGAAACGGAAAGCTGCGAAAAATATCGTCTCGAACATGAAAGTGAAAAGAATTAAAATGCAAGAGAACAAGAATTCCCCGATAAAGTATGAAACGGAAGATAGTTCGGAGACAGAAATGAGTGGTTGCGATGACGACGAGGAAATCCCAGAGGAATTGTCAACCAGCGAAGCTGATAAAAtaccaaaattaaaattaaaaaagcaaGACGAGGATATGATTTTACTGCTAGAAAGAACCAAGGAAAATGATAGAAACACTTCAAAAACGCTTATCAAGAAACCTAAGAAGTCCAAAGAAGAAGGCGTTAAACACTTCAACGATGATGAAATCAGAAAGAAATATCCGCAGTATATTACTGAAAAGATTCCGAAAGTTATAATAAAAAGAACACAAGTTGGCGCGGAATTTAAGTGTGAAATTAGTAAGAATAAAAAGTTTTCTAATATCGACGCATCAAAGTGGCAACCGAAAGTTAAACTAGAGAGGCTGAAGATTCTAGACGACATCGCGAAAGATCCAAAGGAACCGGAGCTCTTGCTCAAGAATGATATTAATGAGAACGATTCGGATTATAACGGTACCGTTAAATTATATAGATCTAATTCAGTATCCAATTTATCGACTATTAAATATAAGCAGAGACGATTTTCTGATCCTGATTACACGAAACTAGATGTTAAATCAACTTCGACTgacattggtttaaaaagtgaTAAAGGTAAACCACTGGATGCTAATGAAGTCCATAATCTCAAAGTAATCGATAATGAGAATAGAAACTTGAAAAGAAAAGGTAAGAGAACATCATTGTCTCAATCGAAGAGGGTGAATCACAGTTTGAGCAATGAAAGTGAAATagataaatatgaaaatgttcTAGACGAACCTCTCGAGAATCATTCGATGAAAGATGACACTGATTCGTTGGCTGAGAGAAGCGAATACTCATCCTTTGGGACCAAGCCAAGTATATCTTCGGTAGAGGACAAGTACTTGTCCTCTGGTATTTTGCATTCGCGCAACTTCGATGATAATGATAATTCTATTATTAAAGTTGATTCTTCGGACGAAAGCCAAACTACCATAGAACTTCTACCAGCATCTCCTGATAGCAGCGACAATGACAATGAATCAAAGAATCGTGAGTTTGAAAGTTTATCTCGAATGCACTTGGACGATGCCATGCCGACTCAATTGGAGCTAGAATTAGATCTCATCGATCTCAGAAACACACAACGTTCGGATGTGATTGCGCCAAAAATGAATATGTTAAATTATGCATCGCATTCTAAAAACGAATGTGTAGACAGTGGACCATCGAAAACATTTTTCAGTGATTTACAATGTCCTTCGCGAAGTGCCTTTAATAAAAACAAAGTGCAAAGTCCAGAGAAGAAGTCAaacgattatttttattataacgaTTTATTAGTTAAGGAAGTTTTAGCTGCTAAGGAAACACTGAAGAAATGTCTATCTAAATCTGTAAACGAAGATAAGGAGAGGAGGGCACCAAGACCTAAAACTGTAGCAGAAAAGAAACAGGGTATAAGTTTCAGTTTCaagaatttcgaaaaatcaTGTTATAAATCGGAAGATAAGAAATCTACAAGCACAGGAAGCAAAGAATATAAATCTGTTCAGCAACTCGATATCGAAGAAGTTGAAGAAAACCATTCCAAGCAAGATGAACACTCTTCTATGGGACaacaattaaaattgaaagagtCGCAAGAAGAAACATCTTACAACATTCCTACAGCTTCTACGTGTAGATCTACGAGCGGACCTGAGTTAGCTACGATTTCTTTAAAAGCAACCAAAAGATTTGGTCAAATTGCTATCAGCAAAGAGTCTTTGAGCATAGAAACTAATACGTTCGATCTGTCCAACAATCTGGATACTATACAGGATACATCGAAACTTACCGAAAGAAAATCAGAGAAGAAAACAATAAATAGTATACAAGATCAAAAAGCTAAGGATGGTTCGAGTGAAACGAAGACAAAAGAAGATAATATGCCATTATTAGTGCCAGAGTTTGCTTTAAATTTTGATTCGAATTCGGATAGAGACAGTTCCAGATCACCGCCTGTTATTACAAATCAGGAAGAAAGTGACAATGCAGCGGATAATGCGAAAGACACAAAGAATAAAGTGATAACTCCAATCGAGAAAATAGAAGAGAATAGTAAGCATTCCTATAAAGACTGTGAAATGACTATAGCTGATATTATAACACAACTAGCTTACCATGAAaag GCAACAATAAAGCATAGAAGATATTGTAATTTGTGTGAGAGGTGGTTCCCCACAACATCGCGACATCGGCGACATTTAGCTGGATATCAACATCGTTACATGGAATTGACACAACGTAAAAGTATTCAcactttattcattttattcacTGGCAAACCTTGTCCAAGACTTTTACCAGCCAATGTGATCCGCACCGATTGTTCCATTGGGGAACTGACGCCTCTACAAATTGCTGTACAG GATGTATCAAACTATGTGGAACCCACGGAAGACGTTAAAACGATAGAATGA